Proteins found in one Coffea eugenioides isolate CCC68of chromosome 5, Ceug_1.0, whole genome shotgun sequence genomic segment:
- the LOC113770008 gene encoding putative F-box/FBD/LRR-repeat protein At4g03220 codes for METRSAKRKKLLLNAISEKTPQGHEDRISDLPDAVLHHILFLLPIRSIAQASILSKRWRQIWYTFPDLDFTSVGAVADAPVKNATDSKKLHSLLAKGAEFISQVLALRDHNKYSDLRVLRFRACLSFSSLNGLIRRAIRFNVQELDIEVTTNDFFNFPRSVVLSQSLRIFRLKSQYPGFRLPPVTILKGGFGSLLSLSLSRVILYDQPSLLNLFSGSSFPMLKKLSLEIFIGLKHLSVSCRGLEDLTLENCFQLEDLEICSPKLENLRIVGCFDAYSSSSLLKIDGPRIKMIFWSHNSIPANCSVENLISLHEAFVGFFVLHEDMSAAKLRSVSNFLSGLSHSQSLTLESPCIEILSKNYHFGGVFQYPFSRLISMELQTGFNTHNLPGLAGLFRNSPKVHTLIMKIDEVQNAERRKWNRDLWESSSSGEERFWESQSQAMNSFLHHLKVVKIHGFSECENDISLVKFLLKHGKVLQEMFLSSSLSKPGNSLEREKIKSQIMGFSRASSNAKIWFQ; via the exons ATGGAAACAAGATCTGCTAAGAGAAAGAAACTTTTACTAAATGCCATATCTGAAAAAACCCCTCAAGGTCACGAAGACCGGATCAGTGATCTCCCTGATGCTGTTCTTCATCATATTCTTTTCCTTCTACCCATCAGATCAATTGCTCAAGCCAGCATTCTTTCCAAGCGATGGAGGCAAATATGGTACACTTTCCCTGATCTCGACTTCACTAGCGTTGGTGCAGTTGCTGATGCTCCCGTTAAAAATGCTACTGATTCTAAAAAATTGCATTCTTTGCTGGCCAAAGGTGCTGAATTCATCAGTCAGGTTTTAGCTCTTCGTGATCATAATAAGTATTCTGACTTAAGGGTCCTCCGATTTCGTGCTTGTTTGAGCTTTTCTAGCCTGAATGGCCTAATCAGAAGAGCCATAAGGTTTAATGTTCAAGAACTTGATATTGAGGTTACAACAAATGACTTCTTCAATTTCCCACGCAGTGTTGTACTCAGTCAGTCACTGAGGATTTTTCGGTTGAAATCTCAATATCCTGGTTTTCGATTGCCTCCCGTTACCATTCTTAAGGGTGGATTTGGATCACTGTTGTCGTTGTCACTTTCACGTGTGATTTTGTATGATCAGCCTTCCCTTCTTAATTTGTTTTCAGGTTCATCTTTCCCTATGCTTAAGAAATTGAGTTTAGAAATATTTATTGGATTGAAGCATCTTAGTGTTAGTTGTCGAGGCCTTGAAGATTTAACCTTAGAGAATTGTTTTCAGTTAGAAGATTTGGAGATCTGTAGCCCAAAACTTGAGAATTTACGGATTGTAGGTTGCTTTGATGCTTATAGTAGTAGTAGTTTGTTGAAGATTGATGGTCCAAGAATTAAAATGATCTTTTGGTCGCATAATTCTATCCCCGCAAACTGTTCTGTGGAGAACTTGATTTCTTTGCATGAGGCGTTTGTGGGTTTTTTTGTGCTTCACGAGGACATGAGTGCAGCAAAGCTTCGGAGTGTATCCAATTTTCTGTCTGGACTTTCTCATTCACAGTCTCTTACACTTGAAAGCCCATGTATTGAG ATTTTGTCGAAAAACTATCATTTTGGTGGAGTTTTCCAATATCCTTTTAGTAGACTCATATCCATGGAGCTGCAGACCGGTTTCAATACACATAATCTTCCAGGATTAGCTGGTTTGTTCCGCAATTCGCCCAAAGTTCATACGCTCATCATGAAAATTGACGAGGTTCAAAATGCTGAAAGGAGA AAATGGAATAGGGACCTCTGGGAATCATCTAGCTCAGGGGAAGAAAGATTCTGGGAATCACAAAGCCAAGCTATGAACTCCTTCCTTCATCACTTAAAGGTGGTAAAGATCCATGGATTTTCAGAATGTGAGAATGATATTAGCCTCGTGAAGTTTTTGCTCAAGCATGGAAAGGTTTTGCAAGAAATGTTTCTCAGCTCAAGTCTCTCGAAGCCCGGAAATTCACTTGAGCGGGAGAAAATAAAGTCACAGATAATGGGATTTTCTCGTGCTTCTTCCAATGCCAAGATTTGGTTTCAGTAG
- the LOC113771692 gene encoding uncharacterized protein LOC113771692, translating into MTRKLSVSLEMEDHPLEDDIVEEREEIMASASGGFLQKRTAHFLKPAVPCNKASNLKLPYLSPKPWWLLHVEFNGWRDPQKKWEKWVDQMQSKHQSLWKKAGIFEAIMCSKYRFHRNKDLVFGLAERWCSETNTFVFPWGEATITLEDVMILGGFSVLGGPVLLPLEEKELVEIERSLKKVLANFGRMKRHSHLQWLNFFMKSVNRHEHEAFLSLWLSRFVFPGNEFDQIGEHVLPIAVHLSRGVKIALAPAVLASIYRDLSLLKESMAVACSLEDESGEGSFLALGLWAPLQLVQLWAWERFLMFRPEPNFLSFGDPRAARWHDLKRSAIGNVRPIIDSSVDIFLWRPYTLAVDQWKFPEFYRETEQWVDIGRCLDEALESFARCLRACVLVGIDCEEPYQPHRVAMHFGLDQDIPGLVPRSIEILEVAWMNYSKPLNHGASLYVPARLFESDLSTQYQQWWSKSVLVPTDSFQGVSRGHRSLRIQQRRNFLISRQTGLGGTGYCGNTIVAKERASIEAKIKLESNDSDVSPLHLRKGNHPPIVRIQNFPQKQIKTEGNDADVPPGFPPKNNHSPFVRTETSTKQCKQEVVFDINLPPAFHPELNSLSEQKQVPGGVLKGCNNRASSYCAAVDELKISSGSQIQGNSSSAAAADGTSGSLQPSWQPVGRNIYTGNPGNTGHAHDMSIHGNGSHSSCTFKFSSLILANMQAYMNRIGSEEGRKPHGSRIGDVCQLGGKPM; encoded by the coding sequence ATGACTCGGAAACTTTCTGTCTCTTTGGAAATGGAAGATCATCCATTAGAAGATGACATTGtggaagaaagagaggaaatcATGGCTTCAGCCAGCGGTGGATTCCTACAAAAGAGGACAGCCCATTTCTTGAAGCCTGCTGTACCCTGCAATAAAGCTTCAAACTTGAAGCTTCCTTATCTTTCACCTAAACCATGGTGGCTTCTGCATGTGGAATTCAATGGCTGGAGAGACCCACAAAAGAAGTGGGAAAAGTGGGTTGATCAAATGCAGTCCAAGCACCAATCTTTATGGAAAAAAGCTGGAATCTTTGAGGCTATTATGTGCTCAAAGTACAGGTTTCATAGAAATAAAGACTTGGTTTTCGGGTTAGCAGAGAGATGGTGCTCTGAGACCAATACTTTTGTTTTCCCTTGGGGTGAAGCTACTATAACTCTAGAAGATGTGATGATTCTTGGTggtttttctgttttgggtgGCCCTGTCCTATTGCCTTTGGAAGAAAAAGAATTGGTTGAGATCgaaaggagtttgaaaaaaGTGCTTGCCAACTTTGGCAGGATGAAAAGACATAGCCATCTTCAATGGTTGAATTTCTTCATGAAGTCTGTAAATAGACATGAGCATGAAGCTTTTCTTTCCCTCTGGCTGTCGAGGTTTGTTTTCCCTGGGAACGAATTTGATCAAATTGGAGAACATGTCTTGCCAATTGCAGTACATCTTTCTAGAGGCGTGAAAATTGCACTTGCACCGGCTGTTCTTGCTTCGATATACAGGGATTTGAGCTTGTTGAAAGAATCAATGGCTGTTGCGTGCAGTCTAGAGGATGAATCCGGTGAAGGTAGCTTTTTGGCACTTGGCCTTTGGGCACCTTTGCAATTAGTTCAGCTTTGGGCCTGGGAGAGGTTCCTGATGTTTCGCCCAGAGCCAAATTTCCTCAGCTTTGGTGATCCAAGAGCAGCTCGATGGCATGATCTGAAGAGGTCTGCTATTGGAAATGTAAGGCCTATCATTGATTCCTCTGTAGACATTTTCTTGTGGAGACCTTATACTTTGGCAGTGGATCAGTGGAAATTTCCTGAATTCTATAGGGAGACAGAACAATGGGTAGATATTGGTAGATGCCTGGATGAGGCATTGGAGTCCTTTGCTCGGTGCTTGAGAGCTTGTGTGCTTGTTGGGATTGATTGTGAAGAGCCTTACCAGCCACATCGCGTAGCAATGCACTTTGGATTAGATCAAGATATTCCAGGTTTGGTCCCTCGTTCGATTGAAATCCTTGAAGTAGCCTGGATGAATTACAGCAAACCTTTAAATCATGGTGCAAGCTTGTATGTTCCGGCTAGGCTATTTGAATCAGATTTGAGCACACAATATCAGCAATGGTGGAGCAAATCAGTGTTGGTTCCAACAGATTCTTTTCAAGGTGTCTCGCGAGGACATAGGAGTTTGAGGATACAACAAAGaagaaattttctgatttcaaGACAAACTGGATTGGGAGGCACTGGATACTGTGGTAATACTATTGTTGCAAAAGAAAGAGCTTCTATCGAAGCAAAAATTAAGCTGGAAAGCAATGACTCTGATGTTTCACCTTTGCATTTGCGCAAAGGGAACCACCCTCCAATTGTGAGGATACAAAATTTTCCCCAGAAGCAGATCAAAACAGAAGGCAATGATGCTGATGTTCCTCCTGGATTTCCTCCCAAAAATAACCACAGTCCGTTTGTGCGGACAGAAACTTCTACCAAGCAGTGCAAACAAGAAGTTGTTTTTGACATAAATCTTCCCCCTGCCTTTCATCCGGAATTGAACAGCTTGtcggaacaaaaacaagttccAGGAGGGGTGCTGAAAGGGTGCAATAATCGTGCAAGCAGCTATTGTGCTGCTGTTGATGAATTGAAGATTTCTTCAGGTtctcaaattcaaggaaattcttCATCAGCAGCTGCAGCAGATGGAACTTCAGGAAGCCTACAACCCTCTTGGCAACCAGTAGGAAGGAACATTTACACAGGAAATCCAGGTAACACAGGACATGCACATGACATGAGCATCCATGGAAATGGAAGCCACAGCAGTTGCACTTTCAAATTTAGCTCACTAATATTAGCAAACATGCAAGCTTACATGAATAGAATTGGAAGTGAAGAAGGTAGAAAGCCACATGGTAGCAGGATTGGAGATGTTTGTCAGTTGGGTGGAAAACCAATGTAG
- the LOC113772485 gene encoding indole-3-acetic acid-amido synthetase GH3.6-like, with translation MPEAPKISSTNHQESCLDDKNQQVLQFIEDVTSNAKEVQRRVLNEILSRNAGVEYLQRHGFNGQIDYETFKSTFPVVTYDDLKPDVDRIANGDTSPILCSQPISECLTSSGTSGGERKLMPTIEEELGRRSLLYSLLMPVMNQFVLDLDKGKGMYFLFVKSEAKTPGGLLARPVLTSYYKSSHFRDRPYDPYASYTSPNEAILCSDSYQSMYSQMLCGLCQKDEVLRVGAVFASGFIRAIRFLQNHWPLLCNDIRTGTLNPEIIDPSVREAVVKILKPNPQLAEVLEIECRKESWKGIIPRIWPNTKYIDVIVTGTMSQYIDTLNFYGNNLPLVCTMYASSECYFGVNLNPLCMPSEVVYTIIPTMAYFEFLPVTSEYEPVPLNPNKHHKLVDLVDVQLGQDYELVITTYAGLYRYHVGDILRVAGFKNKAPQFTFICRKNVALSIDSDKTDEVELHNAVTKAANSHLLQFDASLIEYTSYADTSTIPGHYVLYWEIGFNSAKSIPESVFEDCCLTVEESLNSVYRQGRVSDNSIGPLEIKVVKNGTFDKVMDFAISNGASINQYKAPRCVKYAPIVEILNSGAVSNYFSPKCPKWSPGHKQWCTN, from the exons ATGCCAGAGGCACCTAAGATATCATCAACTAACCATCAGGAGAGTTGTCTTGATGATAAGAATCAACAGGTTCTTCAATTCATCGAAGATGTTACTAGCAATGCAAAAGAAGTTCAAAGAAGAGTTCTTAATGAAATTCTTTCGCGTAATGCTGGAGTTGAGTATCTGCAAAGGCATGGCTTCAATGGACAGATTGACTATGAAACATTCAAGAGCACCTTCCCAGTTGTCACGTATGATGATCTTAAACCAGATGTTGATCGTATAGCCAATGGTGATACTTCCCCCATACTTTGTTCTCAGCCCATCTCAGAGTGCCTAACAAG CTCTGGCACGTCCGGGGGAGAAAGAAAATTGATGCCAACAATTGAAGAAGAGCTAGGAAGGAGGTCATTGCTGTACAGCCTTCTGATGCCTGTGATGAACCAGTTTGTTCTTGATTTGGATAAGGGCAAGGGGATGTACTTCTTGTTTGTCAAATCAGAAGCTAAGACACCAGGTGGTCTTCTGGCACGTCCAGTTTTAACTAGTTACTACAAAAGTTCACACTTTAGGGACAGACCTTATGATCCTTACGCCAGTTACACTAGCCCAAATGAAGCAATTCTTTGCTCAGATTCTTATCAAAGCATGTACTCTCAAATGCTTTGTGGGCTGTGTCAAAAGGATGAAGTTCTTCGTGTTGGAGCTGTCTTCGCTTCTGGTTTCATCAGGGCTATTCGATTTCTCCAAAATCACTGGCCTCTTCTTTGCAATGATATTCGTACTGGAACTCTAAACCCTGAAATAATTGATCCCTCAGTGAGAGAAGCTGTTGTGAAAATTCTTAAACCAAATCCACAACTGGCAGAAGTTTTAGAGATTGAATGTAGAAAGGAGTCATGGAAAGGCATCATTCCAAGAATATGGCCTAACACAAAATACATAGATGTTATTGTCACTGGTACCATGTCTCAGTATATTGATACACTCAATTTCTATGGCAACAATCTCCCATTGGTTTGTACCATGTATGCTTCTTCAGAGTGTTACTTTGGAGTCAACCTTAACCCTCTTTGCATGCCAAGTGAGGTTGTTTACACTATTATTCCTACCATGGCCTATTTTGAGTTCCTGCCTGTGACCTCAGAATATGAACCTGTGCCTCTCAACCCTAACAAGCACCATAAACTAGTTGATCTTGTTGATGTGCAGCTTGGACAGGACTATGAGCTTGTCATAACTACTTATGCAG GGCTCTATCGATATCATGTAGGGGACATTCTTCGAGTTGCTGGATTCAAGAACAAGGCACCTCAATTTACCTTCATATGCAGAAAGAATGTTGCTCTTAGCATTGATTCAGATAAAACAGACGAGGTCGAGCTCCATAATGCTGTCACAAAAGCTGCTAATAGCCATCTCTTGCAATTTGATGCATCTCTTATAGAGTACACAAGCTATGCAGACACATCCACTATTCCAGGACATTACGTTTTATATTGGGAAATAGGCTTCAACAGTGCGAAGTCAATTCCTGAATCAGTTTTTGAAGATTGTTGCCTGACAGTTGAGGAATCACTAAACAGTGTGTATCGTCAGGGACGAGTATCAGACAATTCCATTGGTCCATTGGAAATAAAGGTAGTAAAGAATGGAACTTTTGATAAAGTTATGGACTTTGCTATCAGCAATGGTGCATCAATTAATCAGTACAAGGCACCAAGATGTGTGAAATATGCCCCAATTGTTGAGATCTTGAACTCTGGAGCTGTTTCCAATTACTTCAGTCCAAAGTGTCCCAAGTGGTCTCCTGGTCACAAGCAATGGTGCACCAactaa